The sequence below is a genomic window from Polaribacter vadi.
ATGGCACTTTTAATGCTTGGTTTATCAACAAAGAAGGAGAAAAAATTTCTGAATCTGATGGGAATTGGAGTGTAAAAAATGATTCGCTTTTTGTTGATTTTACTTATAATAATCGAAATATAAAAGTAGGGTATTATATTGAAAAAACTACTGAAGGTTTTTTAGGGAAAAGTGCTTTTGATTGGGATAATGATGGCGACTTTGATGATTTTTTAACAATGAAAACAAAACGTATAAAAACAAACTAAAAGTTGATCAATTTTAAGAAAGTATCTTTAAAAATACGTATTTTTTTATCTACCATTTTATTGGTGTTATTGGCATCAATTTTAATTTTGGTGGTTACTGTGTATCAATATGATGAGCAAACGAAAGATTACAATATTCATCGTTTTGAACGTAAAGAAGCCACTACCATAGAAACTATTGATTTAGAACTGACTAATAAAACAAGTTATCCTGTAAAAACGGAAAATTTATCAAAAATATTTCAAGAGCGTATTTATGAAATTTCATCTATTAATAAATTAAATATTTCAATTTTTGATTTGCATGGAAATTTATTGGTTTCCTCTAAAACCAATGCTTTTGAGGAGAATCAAATAAAGCCTTTAAGCTACAATAATCTAAATAATTTAAATCAAAACTCAAACCATAGAATTTTAATTTCTGTTGAAAAAGATGGTATGGGTTATCAGGCTTCTTACACCTATATTCACGATCCGAAGTTTAAAAGAATTGGTATTTTAGAGCTACAATTTAGCCAAGATAATTCAGAAATTGAACACGAGTTAAGAGAATTTATTTCGAGATTAGGATTGGTGTATTTACTAATGTTAATTATTGCCATTGCTTTGGCATACTTTTTATCAAGTTACATAACACGTTCTATAAAAACTATTTCTGATAAAATGCAACAGACTCGTTTAAACGAGCGTAATGAAAAGATTACAGTAGATTCTGCCAGTTCAGAAATTGAAGTTTTAATTGAAGCTTACAATAATATGATAGATCAATTAGAAGAAAGTGCTGTAAAATTAGCAAAAAGTGAGCGTGAACAAGCCTGGAGAGAAATGGCAAAACAAGTTGCACACGAAATTAAAAATCCTTTGACGCCAATGCGTTTAACAGTGCAAAGTTTTGAACGTAAATTTAATCCTGAAGACGAAAATATTAGAGAAAAATTGGCAGAATATAGTCAAACATTAATTCAACAGATAGATGTAATGAGTTCTATTGCTTCTGCTTTTTCTGATTTTGCAAAAATGCCAACACAAAACAGAGAAAAAATAAATGTAGTAAGTGTTGTAAAGCTAGCCATCGATATTTTTAATGAGGATTTTATCAATTATAAAACTACAGAGAAAGAATTATTTGCCAATTTAGATAAAACGCAATTAATTAGAGTGGTTACCAATTTGGTTAAAAATGCTTTGCAAGCTGTGGAAGGTGAAGAAAACCCTGTTATTGATGTCACTGTTTTATCAGAAAAAAATAATATAAAAATCATAGTTTCAGACAATGGAAAAGGAATTCCAGAAGACGTAAAAGATTTAATTTTTGAACCTAAATTTACAACCAAAACAAGTGGAATGGGACTTGGTTTAGGAATGATAAAAAATATAATAGAAGCCTATGAAGGTAGGATTTCTTTTACATCAAAAGAAGGAATAGGAACTATTTTTACAGTAATTTTACCTAAAGAATAATTAGTAATTGCCTTATTTTTAAAGGCTTTAAAAAATATAAAGAATGGATTTTGAAAATATAATCGTAGAAAAAGGAGATGGTCTTGGACAAATAACCATTAACAGACCAAAAAAACTAAACGCTTTAAATAAAGATACAATCACAGAGTTAAGTTTAGCCTTTAAACTTTTGGAAGATGATACAGAAGTAAAAGTTATTATTTTAACTGGTTCTGGAGAAAAAGCTTTTGTAGCTGGTGCAGATATTGCTGAATTTGCTAATTTTTCTGTAGATGAAGGAGGTAATTTAGCTAGAAAAGGACAAGAAATATTGTTTGATTATGTAGAAAATTTATCAACGCCAGTTATTGCTGCAATTAATGGTTTTGCATTAGGTGGAGGTTTAGAATTGGCAATGGCTTGTCATTTTAGAGTAGCTTCAGATAATGCAAAAATGGGTTTACCAGAAGTTTCTTTAGGTGTAATTCCTGGTTATGGAGGCACACAACGTTTGCCTCAATTAGTTGGTAAAGGCAAAGCAATGGAGTTAATTATGACTGCTGCAATGATCTCTGCAGACGATGCCAAAAACTATGGTTTGGTAAATCACGTAACTACTTTAGATGAGTTATTGCCTTTGGCAGAAAAGTTAGCTGGCAAAATTATGCGTAATTCATCAGTAGCAATTGCAAGTGCCATTAAAGCTGTAAATGCAAATTTTAAAGATGGTATAAATGGTTTTGATGTAGAAATAAATCAGTTTGGAAACTGTTTTGGAACTGAAGATTTTACAGAAGGTACCACTGCTTTTTTAGAAAAAAGAAAACCTAATTTTCCTGGTAAATAAATATTTTATTTAAATACAATGCATAAAAAACGAGCCAATTATGGCTCGTTTTTTTTTGAATTTACTGAATTCAATTTGTGTAAATATTTTAACTTTAAAGTGTAAAATTATTTACATAACTTCTACCATTGTTATAAGAAATTACTTTGTATTCTCCTTTTAACCCTTTATCTAAACTATAAACTCTATTTAAAATTTCATCACCTTCAAGTGTTTCAGAATAAATGATTTCATTTTTGTAGAATATAGAAATTTTTAAAGGTTCTTTATCAAAAGCAATTTTAGTAATCATTAATTTATTCTCTTTATTTCTAACATATGGTTTAAAAATTATTCTTTCAGCATCAGCTATAAAAGTTACGTTTCTATTATTAATTTTTATAGATTTTACAACAATTTGAAAATCTTTTTCTAATTCTAACGTATAAATTCCATTTTCTAATTCAGATAAATTAAAGGTTTTTACAAGTGTACCTTCCTTTAAAATTTCCTCTGAATGAAGAATTGCTCCATTAGCTTCTTTAATAGTTAACTGATTTCCTTTTTTTGCATTGTTAAAGGTTACCTCAACTTTATCAGCACTCAATAAAGTGTTTGAATCATTGTTGTTTGCGAAGTTTACGATTGTAACTAACATAAAGATGGCTACAAATACTTTTCTTTTAATTGTTCTCATATTATTTAATTTTAAGTTATTTTTCTATTTTATTATCAATGCTTTTATATGTTGATGACATTACTTTTGTTTGACACTGCAAAGTTAGGCTACAAATAAAGGTCTGAAAACAACACAATTGGTCATTTTATGTGCTAAATTAACAGGTATACTAGTGTTAAATCAATGTTAAGTTAAAATACTACATAAAAATGATAATTTTATATAGATACTCATATAACAATGTTGTATTTTTGCAGCATGATGCAGAAAAAACCAACGCTAGAAAAAATCACCCCCAATTTTGGAAGTTCTTTTTTATTAAAAAAGCACGAAGAGTTTTTAAAAACAAATACCCCTTTTTGGCATTTTCACCCAGAGATTGAACTTGTTTACGTAAATAAAGGAAAAGGGAAAAGACATATTGGGAATCACATAAGCTACTTTAATAATAGTCAATTAGTATTAATAGGTTCTAATTTGCCACATATTGGCTATTTAGATCGTTTAACAACGAATGGTTCAGAAACATTAATTCAATTTTTGCCAGACTTTTTAGGGAAAGGATTTTTTAAAATTCCAGAAATGGCTGCTATTGATGCACTTTTTGAACGCGCAAAAAAAGGAATTCGATTCAATATTGAAATTAAGCAGAGAATTGGTGCTAAAATTGAGAAACTAATAGATTTAGAAGGTGCAAACAGAATTACATCATTTATAGAAATTTTAAATGATTTAGCCACAACAGACGATTACACATTATTAAATGCAAATGGTTACGCTTTTGAAAGTTCGCATCAAGACAGTAATAAGATAGAACTTGTTTACAAACACATTAACGAAAATTTTAAAGATCATATTAGTTTAGATGAGGTTTCTGAATTGGTAAGTATGACAGTTCCTGCATTTTGTAGATACTTTAAAAAATCTACAGGTAAAACATTTACAAAATTAGTAAACGAATATAGAGTTGTGCACGCCACCAAATTGTTGGCAGAAAGTACCATGAGTATTACTGATATTAGTTTTGAATGTGGTTTTAATAATTTTTCTCACTTTAACAAGTTGTTCAAAGAGTTTACAGGCAAAAGTGCTTCTGTGTATAGAAACGAATTAAAAAATTTAATACAATAAATTATGGAGTTATTATTAGATAATAAAATAGATAAAGCTTTAGAATATTATACCTTTAAAAGTAATCAACTAAAAGATTTTGTAAATTCAAGCAAAGATTTAACTGTAGAGCAAATTATAGAATTTGGCGAAGAGTTAGCCGTTTTAGAATATAAAATTACTGCTTTAGAAGTAGCAAATGAGAGTTAAAAAATATTTTATATTTAGTACACTTATTAAATACTACTAAGGTGTTAGTTCGAGTGATTTCGTTTTTGGGCGAAATTGTATCGAGAACTCATAGAGAATAAAAAGTTTTAAATTTTATAAACCTACAACTTTCCATTCCATTCATCATAAAATTGCTGTAAATAGGTTTCCATAAATTGATGCCTGCTTTCAGCAATTTTTTTGCCTGAAGTTGTATTCATTTTATCTTTTAGCAATAATAATTTTTCGTAAAAATGATTAATTGTTGGTGCAGTAGAGGTTTTATATTCCTCTTTTGTCATTGTTAAGTTGGGTATAATTTCAGGATCATATAAAGCTCTGTCTTTAAAACCTCCATAATTAAAACAACGAGCAATACCAATAGCTCCAATAGCATCTAACCTATCTGCATCTTGCACAACCTCTAGTTCTTTAGATGTAAATTGTTTAGAATCATCTTCTAAAGAATTTTTAAAAGATACATTTTTGATGATTTTCACAACATGTTGCCCAATTTCTTTCGGTACTTTTTGTTCAATTAAAAACTGGGTTGCTATTTTAGGACCTAAATTTTCATCACCATTATGAAATTTTGGATCTGCAATATCATGTAACAACGCTGCTAAAGATACTACAAAAACATCAACTTTTTCTTCTGTTGATATCAGCAAAGCATTTTTAAAAACACGTTCTATATGAAACCAATCATGCCCACCTTCAGCGTCTTTTAATTCCTTTTTTACAAAAGTAATTGTGTTTTGAATAATCTGTTCTTGATTCATATTATTTCCTTGAAAGTAATTCTTGTTTTAATTTTTTTGCTTCATAAATCATTAAAACGAGCATTGGTATAAAAAACAAAGGCAAAAAAGTATGAAAAGAAACGCCATTTTCCATAGTAGAAAAGATAGCAAAAACGATCATTAACAAAACTATAAACCCTTTAATAACTGCAAACTTTTTTTGATTTTTTAATTTTTTCTCTAATTCTGCTTTTGTGTAGGTAGAAAATTGTGAAGCCATATTTTTAATTTTAATTAAAAAAAAATCCACTTAAAAAAGTGGATTTAATATTGTTATTTGATGCAATAAAATCTTGTTTTAAAATTTTAACAATGCTCATTATAAGCAGCAGCCAAATTTTGGGCAATCATTTGTGCAGATCTACCTTCAATATGATGACGCTCTAACATGTGCACTAAACTACCATCTTTAAACAAAGCAATTGCTGGTGAAGATGGAGGAAAAGGCATCATAAACTCTCTTGCTTTTTGCGTAGATTCTTTTTCTACACCTGCAAAAACAGTTGTTAAATTAGTGGGTACTTTTTCAGCACCTAAAGAAGCAATTGCTCCTGGTCTTGCAGTTCCTGCTGCACAACCACAAACAGAATTTACTACTACTAATGTTGTTCCTTTTTTAGACATTGCGTTTTCAACATCTTCATTGGTATATAATGCGTCAAAACCTGCGTTTATTAACTCGTCACGCATTGGTTTTACTAATTCTTCTGGATACATAATTCTTAAATTATTTACATTCTTAAAATGCAAATTTAATTAAATAAACTGTAATTATTAAATATAAACCCAACTCAATATAGATAGCACTATAAGAATTTATTATTTTAAATTATTGTAGTCTGCTTAAAGACTTTATAAACTTCCAAAACTCTTATTTAATAGCCAAATTTTTAATATTTCGCCCTTCTAGGGCTTAATTTAATTTTAAATAATTTTCTATTAAAATTTCATCCCTCTGGGATTTTTGCTCTGTAAGAGCATTAATATTAATAAAAAAATATAAAAATGCTGTAAAGCTCCATAGGAGCGAAATTTAATTGGATAATAGTAATTTTAAAGATTTATTTCAACTCCAATTCAAAAGTTCTTTTCTCTGTAGTTACATGGCATTCATCAGCAGTTACAATTATAGGTTCACTTACAAACGTTTTATAATTGTCAGCTGTTACTGTTACAATATAAGTTCCTTTTCGTTCTCCAGCTCCATAAAAAGACATGTTAGGGTCAGAGTTTTCTAGAGTTTCTTCATAATTACCATCTTTTGCAACTATTATAATATTACCATTTATTGGGTTTGCTGTTGTTTTTTCAGTGAGATTTATGGCTAAACCATAAACAAAATTCTGTGTACAAATAATAAGTTCTTTATCATTACTATTGTCTTCACAGCGATTTAAAAAGAAAAGAAAACTTAGAATCGCAATTATTTTTAATGATTTCATGGTATTGAGTATTTTCTATAAGATGTTTTTTTATCAATTTGGTTGCGTATCAATTCAAAAAATTAATAAAATCTTTTAATCGATAAAAATTTCAAATATCAATCATTTCTTATATTTGAAGTCAAAATTATAAAGTTTATGAGTAGTTTTTCTAAATGGTTGGGTGCAGGATTGGGTTTTACATTAGGTGGGCCTATTGGTGCAGCAATCGGTTTTGCCATTGGTAGTTTTGTAGATGGTTTTGAAATTGATGGTTTTAAACAAGAACAAATAGATTACAATAAAGACAGACCAGCAGGAAATAGCAGATATACAAGGCGAAATGTAAATACACAATCTGGCGATTTTGAAATGAGTCTGCTTGTTTTGGCATCAATTGTTATAAAATCGGATGGAAAAGTAGACAAACGTGAATTGGAGTTTGTGCGTTCTCAATTTTTATCAATGTATGGTAAAGAACGTGCAAATAGCGCTTTTAAACTGTTTAAAGGAATGGTTAAAAAAGATATTTCTGCACGCCAAGTTTGTATTCAAATTAGAGAACACATGTCTCACGCTTCTCGTTTACAATTACTACATTTTTTATTTGGTATTGCAAAAGCAGATGAATTTGTAAGTGAAAAAGAAGTTGATGAAATTCACAAAATTGCTGGTTATTTATATATCAATTCTTACGATTTTGAATCGATAAAAGCCATGTTTTATGATTCTTCAGAAAATGCTTATAAAATCTTAGAGATTGATAAAACTGCCACCAATGATGAAGTAAAAACTTCGTATAGAAAAATGGTGAAAAAATATCATCCAGATAAATTACAAGATTTGGGCGAAGAACATTTGCAAGGCGCAAAAGAAAAGTTTCAAAGCATACAAGATGCTTATGAAAAGATAAAAAATGAA
It includes:
- a CDS encoding sensor histidine kinase → MNFKKVSLKIRIFLSTILLVLLASILILVVTVYQYDEQTKDYNIHRFERKEATTIETIDLELTNKTSYPVKTENLSKIFQERIYEISSINKLNISIFDLHGNLLVSSKTNAFEENQIKPLSYNNLNNLNQNSNHRILISVEKDGMGYQASYTYIHDPKFKRIGILELQFSQDNSEIEHELREFISRLGLVYLLMLIIAIALAYFLSSYITRSIKTISDKMQQTRLNERNEKITVDSASSEIEVLIEAYNNMIDQLEESAVKLAKSEREQAWREMAKQVAHEIKNPLTPMRLTVQSFERKFNPEDENIREKLAEYSQTLIQQIDVMSSIASAFSDFAKMPTQNREKINVVSVVKLAIDIFNEDFINYKTTEKELFANLDKTQLIRVVTNLVKNALQAVEGEENPVIDVTVLSEKNNIKIIVSDNGKGIPEDVKDLIFEPKFTTKTSGMGLGLGMIKNIIEAYEGRISFTSKEGIGTIFTVILPKE
- a CDS encoding enoyl-CoA hydratase/isomerase family protein codes for the protein MDFENIIVEKGDGLGQITINRPKKLNALNKDTITELSLAFKLLEDDTEVKVIILTGSGEKAFVAGADIAEFANFSVDEGGNLARKGQEILFDYVENLSTPVIAAINGFALGGGLELAMACHFRVASDNAKMGLPEVSLGVIPGYGGTQRLPQLVGKGKAMELIMTAAMISADDAKNYGLVNHVTTLDELLPLAEKLAGKIMRNSSVAIASAIKAVNANFKDGINGFDVEINQFGNCFGTEDFTEGTTAFLEKRKPNFPGK
- a CDS encoding AraC family transcriptional regulator, whose product is MMQKKPTLEKITPNFGSSFLLKKHEEFLKTNTPFWHFHPEIELVYVNKGKGKRHIGNHISYFNNSQLVLIGSNLPHIGYLDRLTTNGSETLIQFLPDFLGKGFFKIPEMAAIDALFERAKKGIRFNIEIKQRIGAKIEKLIDLEGANRITSFIEILNDLATTDDYTLLNANGYAFESSHQDSNKIELVYKHINENFKDHISLDEVSELVSMTVPAFCRYFKKSTGKTFTKLVNEYRVVHATKLLAESTMSITDISFECGFNNFSHFNKLFKEFTGKSASVYRNELKNLIQ
- a CDS encoding HD domain-containing protein; translated protein: MNQEQIIQNTITFVKKELKDAEGGHDWFHIERVFKNALLISTEEKVDVFVVSLAALLHDIADPKFHNGDENLGPKIATQFLIEQKVPKEIGQHVVKIIKNVSFKNSLEDDSKQFTSKELEVVQDADRLDAIGAIGIARCFNYGGFKDRALYDPEIIPNLTMTKEEYKTSTAPTINHFYEKLLLLKDKMNTTSGKKIAESRHQFMETYLQQFYDEWNGKL
- a CDS encoding BrxA/BrxB family bacilliredoxin, translated to MYPEELVKPMRDELINAGFDALYTNEDVENAMSKKGTTLVVVNSVCGCAAGTARPGAIASLGAEKVPTNLTTVFAGVEKESTQKAREFMMPFPPSSPAIALFKDGSLVHMLERHHIEGRSAQMIAQNLAAAYNEHC
- a CDS encoding TerB family tellurite resistance protein, translated to MSSFSKWLGAGLGFTLGGPIGAAIGFAIGSFVDGFEIDGFKQEQIDYNKDRPAGNSRYTRRNVNTQSGDFEMSLLVLASIVIKSDGKVDKRELEFVRSQFLSMYGKERANSAFKLFKGMVKKDISARQVCIQIREHMSHASRLQLLHFLFGIAKADEFVSEKEVDEIHKIAGYLYINSYDFESIKAMFYDSSENAYKILEIDKTATNDEVKTSYRKMVKKYHPDKLQDLGEEHLQGAKEKFQSIQDAYEKIKNERGL